The Dehalococcoidia bacterium genome includes a region encoding these proteins:
- a CDS encoding AMP-binding protein: MNLCNAVHAIARRDPHRPAIVEPTRTTTYRELAERISALAAGLARRGIRRGDRVAIALGNRREHLEAILAAVRLGAAALPVDAAATPAEIADVAERFSPAALVAERPLGGWPSDRLLVTLEDGTYDALLSGGGDADLAPASDDPCFVMLSSGTTGKPKGAVVTHAAMAFRFLAQVITFRFSADDRYLNLMPLHTGGGRSFTLSHLYLGATVWLPGKFDAAAADRLVREAGITTACVVPTMLHRIVAAGGGPWPTMRALISSGAPLPAADRDAVLRQLTPNLYDYYASVEAGGVAALGPGEHAAKPGSVGRPMWGIEVRLAGAARPGEVGEIWYRSPGMIAGYAGLPPDEAFSEGWYRTGDLGRFDEDGFLFLVGRSKEVIISGGVNVYPAEVEAALREIAAVADAAVLGLPDPDWGERVVAAVVPAPGSPADAEAILTALRGRLSGPKRPKQIVFLDSLPRNRGGKVDTASLRALIRARAEAGSAERER, translated from the coding sequence GCGGCGCGGCATTCGGCGCGGCGACCGCGTCGCCATTGCGCTCGGCAACCGGCGCGAACATCTCGAAGCGATCCTTGCCGCCGTGCGCCTCGGAGCAGCCGCCCTTCCGGTCGATGCCGCCGCGACGCCCGCCGAAATCGCCGACGTCGCCGAGCGGTTCTCCCCGGCCGCACTGGTCGCCGAGCGCCCTTTGGGCGGCTGGCCCTCCGACCGGCTACTTGTCACGCTCGAGGACGGCACCTATGACGCGCTCCTCAGCGGGGGCGGCGATGCTGACCTCGCTCCCGCGAGCGACGACCCCTGTTTCGTGATGCTCTCTTCCGGCACCACCGGCAAGCCGAAAGGGGCGGTCGTCACCCATGCCGCGATGGCATTCCGCTTCCTCGCCCAAGTGATCACGTTTCGCTTCAGCGCCGACGACCGCTACCTGAACCTCATGCCGCTCCACACTGGCGGAGGCCGCAGCTTCACCCTGTCCCACCTCTACCTGGGCGCGACTGTCTGGCTTCCCGGCAAGTTCGACGCCGCGGCGGCCGACCGGCTCGTCCGCGAGGCGGGGATCACGACCGCCTGCGTCGTCCCGACGATGCTGCATCGGATCGTAGCGGCGGGGGGCGGCCCCTGGCCGACGATGCGTGCCTTGATCAGCAGCGGCGCGCCGCTGCCGGCTGCCGACCGTGACGCCGTGCTGCGCCAGCTCACCCCCAATCTCTACGACTACTACGCCTCTGTGGAAGCTGGCGGCGTGGCCGCGCTTGGGCCCGGCGAGCATGCAGCGAAGCCCGGCTCAGTCGGACGCCCGATGTGGGGCATTGAGGTGCGGCTCGCCGGAGCAGCGCGTCCCGGCGAAGTCGGCGAAATCTGGTACCGCTCGCCGGGCATGATCGCCGGCTACGCCGGCCTGCCGCCCGACGAAGCATTCAGCGAGGGCTGGTATCGGACCGGCGACCTCGGCCGCTTCGATGAAGACGGGTTTCTCTTTCTCGTCGGGCGCAGCAAAGAGGTGATCATCAGCGGCGGCGTCAACGTCTACCCGGCAGAGGTTGAGGCGGCGCTCCGAGAGATCGCTGCCGTCGCCGATGCCGCAGTGCTCGGCCTGCCCGACCCCGACTGGGGCGAGCGGGTCGTTGCCGCAGTCGTCCCTGCGCCCGGCTCCCCCGCCGATGCCGAAGCGATCCTGACCGCGCTCCGCGGCCGCCTTAGCGGCCCGAAGCGGCCAAAACAGATTGTCTTCCTCGACTCGCTCCCCCGCAACCGCGGCGGGAAGGTCGATACGGCCTCTCTCCGCGCACTCATCCGCGCCCGCGCTGAGGCCGGCTCAGCGGAACGGGAGCGCTAA